The Desulfosporosinus acidiphilus SJ4 genome has a window encoding:
- a CDS encoding polyprenyl synthetase family protein codes for MKQLWLFNQINSDLQKVEKELTKFVETDYPILQESGIHLLTAGGKRLRPAFTLLAGKFYACSIEKLIPVAMALELIHMATLVHDDVVDASLTRRGRPTVKANWGNIVSVETGDYLLAKSLILISQIDHPEVSRILAEVSVEMCQGEIQQIKASFDVEQNLKQYYFRIKRKTALLISACCKLGALVSEAPRHQVWALGAYGHSLGMAFQIVDDVLDITAKPSEFGKPIGGDLRQGIMTLPMILALRSSPKGSRLHELLKKVDKSDAEVTETIHLIKATGAIDQSMQIVDAYISKAKRRLQDLPKVSSRKALEDLADFIAVRKF; via the coding sequence TTGAAACAACTCTGGCTCTTTAATCAGATAAATTCAGATCTTCAAAAGGTTGAAAAAGAACTTACAAAATTTGTGGAGACGGACTATCCGATCCTCCAGGAGTCTGGTATCCACTTATTAACTGCCGGAGGCAAACGTTTACGTCCGGCTTTTACGCTGTTGGCAGGTAAATTTTATGCTTGCTCGATAGAAAAGCTTATCCCCGTAGCCATGGCCTTGGAGCTTATTCATATGGCTACTTTAGTTCATGATGATGTGGTGGATGCCTCTCTGACAAGAAGAGGCAGACCAACCGTCAAAGCAAATTGGGGAAATATCGTTTCAGTTGAAACGGGCGACTATTTACTGGCCAAATCGTTAATTCTTATCTCCCAAATAGACCATCCTGAGGTCTCCCGTATCTTGGCGGAAGTAAGCGTGGAGATGTGTCAAGGGGAGATTCAACAGATTAAGGCTTCCTTTGATGTAGAGCAGAACTTAAAACAGTATTATTTCAGGATTAAGCGTAAAACGGCCTTGCTGATTTCCGCTTGCTGTAAGCTTGGGGCTTTGGTTTCTGAGGCTCCCAGACATCAGGTTTGGGCTTTGGGAGCCTATGGCCATTCCTTAGGTATGGCTTTCCAGATTGTCGATGATGTTTTGGATATTACGGCAAAGCCTTCCGAGTTCGGAAAACCCATTGGCGGAGATCTTCGCCAAGGAATTATGACCTTGCCAATGATTCTGGCCCTCAGATCTTCTCCCAAAGGTTCGCGTCTTCATGAGTTATTAAAGAAAGTTGATAAATCGGATGCTGAAGTTACGGAGACGATTCACTTGATTAAGGCCACCGGAGCCATTGATCAATCTATGCAAATCGTCGATGCCTATATTAGTAAAGCTAAAAGGCGCCTCCAGGATCTGCCGAAGGTTTCATCCCGGAAGGCACTGGAAGATTTAGCGGATTTTATTGCTGTTCGAAAATTTTAA
- a CDS encoding cytochrome c biogenesis protein ResB gives MKEHQESAVDKLWRIFSSMKLGLVLLGVIAFFAGIGTLFPQMDVDPDKAQAVGKLWQTLGFTNLYGTYWFRLLLGLLCINLIICSIQRFQGIYNRTFKLNPPENSSVIPKKVQETWQGDGESLRKSVQDVLRHRGFRVVFAEKDKQWGFTAIKRRWGNWGSFISHVSFVVLVIGAVIGSSLGFKGFLMAGTGTTVPIHSIQVSRGTVKETFDVLINSAEDRMLANGQRDNWYTDLSILQNGKVMARHTISVNHPFTYQGVTFYQSSFINGVHLTADVKGQKIPVTLEDRGGNYFNAPGTDLYLVASAINSDSQKPSMLFEVFKGMSEDAVQSGQLDFGQTIDIQGAYKLTLDGNSGYTGLQVKQDPGVMIIWLGCALLLLGLILSFYWRPILVSGIFQAEKDNRGELTMGVSTGKVVGGVKEVFDRLVGEIRAN, from the coding sequence GTGAAAGAACATCAAGAGAGTGCCGTGGACAAATTATGGCGCATCTTCAGTTCCATGAAATTAGGACTGGTTTTGCTTGGAGTTATTGCATTCTTCGCTGGTATAGGAACCTTATTTCCTCAGATGGATGTTGATCCCGACAAAGCTCAGGCAGTGGGCAAGCTGTGGCAGACCTTAGGATTTACGAATCTCTATGGTACATACTGGTTTCGTTTGCTGTTAGGCCTGCTGTGTATTAATCTCATTATCTGCAGCATTCAAAGGTTCCAAGGCATTTATAACCGGACGTTTAAACTTAACCCTCCGGAAAACAGCAGCGTCATACCTAAAAAGGTTCAGGAGACATGGCAAGGAGACGGCGAATCCCTGCGCAAATCTGTACAAGATGTTTTGCGGCATAGGGGTTTTAGAGTCGTTTTTGCTGAAAAAGACAAGCAATGGGGTTTTACAGCCATAAAACGACGCTGGGGAAATTGGGGATCCTTCATTTCTCATGTGTCCTTTGTTGTTTTGGTTATCGGAGCTGTCATCGGCTCTTCTCTGGGATTCAAAGGCTTCTTGATGGCAGGTACGGGGACGACAGTGCCCATCCATTCCATTCAAGTATCCCGGGGTACTGTCAAGGAAACCTTTGATGTCCTGATTAATTCGGCAGAAGATCGTATGTTAGCCAATGGTCAGAGAGATAATTGGTATACGGATCTGAGCATTTTGCAGAATGGCAAGGTTATGGCCCGCCATACCATTTCCGTTAATCATCCGTTTACTTATCAAGGAGTTACCTTCTATCAATCCAGTTTTATTAACGGGGTTCATCTTACCGCAGATGTTAAAGGACAGAAGATTCCCGTTACCTTGGAAGATCGAGGCGGAAATTATTTTAATGCTCCTGGGACAGATCTCTATCTTGTAGCATCAGCGATTAATAGTGATTCTCAAAAACCTTCGATGCTATTTGAGGTTTTTAAGGGTATGAGTGAGGATGCTGTACAGTCCGGCCAGCTTGATTTTGGGCAAACCATTGATATTCAAGGTGCTTATAAACTTACTCTCGATGGGAACTCCGGCTATACAGGCTTACAAGTCAAACAAGATCCGGGGGTTATGATTATCTGGTTAGGATGTGCCTTATTGCTTCTGGGGTTAATCTTGTCCTTTTACTGGCGCCCGATTCTTGTCAGCGGCATATTTCAGGCTGAGAAGGACAACCGGGGAGAGTTAACCATGGGTGTTTCCACTGGAAAAGTAGTTGGCGGTGTTAAAGAGGTCTTTGACCGATTAGTTGGAGAAATACGAGCAAACTAG
- the ccsB gene encoding c-type cytochrome biogenesis protein CcsB — protein sequence MNLGLQNLESSAFYVTVMAYILCMMLYWVWIGIKKDLIGSLATYIAALGLIANTAAIVIRMVISGHPPLSNGYEFLLTFVWGIMAVYLYIEYRYKLKSLGAFVMPIPVLLLMFIIMSMGPEERVAQAIPPALKSQWLTFHVVTAMLAYGAFAISFGLGIMYLLKLKEEGRGWEAKPQGIIARFPDLETLDELSYKVIGFAFPLLTLCIITGAIWANYAWGTYWSWDPKETWSLITWIIYAAYLHARLMYGWKGKRAAWMAVLGFAAVLFTFFGVNYFLPGLHSYAQ from the coding sequence TTGAATCTTGGATTACAGAACCTTGAATCATCTGCGTTTTACGTTACGGTGATGGCTTATATTCTTTGCATGATGCTATATTGGGTTTGGATCGGTATAAAGAAAGACCTGATTGGCAGTTTGGCAACCTACATCGCGGCTCTCGGTCTGATAGCTAATACGGCAGCCATTGTTATTCGCATGGTAATTTCAGGACATCCGCCGCTGTCTAATGGCTACGAATTCCTTTTAACCTTTGTTTGGGGAATTATGGCAGTTTATTTGTATATCGAGTATCGTTACAAGTTAAAGTCATTGGGTGCTTTTGTGATGCCCATACCTGTCTTGCTCTTGATGTTTATCATTATGAGCATGGGGCCTGAGGAACGGGTAGCTCAGGCAATTCCTCCGGCTTTAAAAAGCCAATGGCTTACTTTCCACGTGGTAACTGCTATGCTGGCCTATGGAGCCTTTGCCATCTCCTTTGGTTTGGGGATCATGTACCTTCTTAAACTTAAGGAAGAAGGCAGGGGATGGGAAGCGAAACCTCAAGGGATTATTGCCCGTTTTCCGGATTTAGAAACCCTTGATGAATTGTCCTATAAAGTGATAGGGTTTGCTTTTCCTCTTTTAACCCTTTGCATTATTACCGGAGCAATCTGGGCAAATTATGCTTGGGGTACTTATTGGTCCTGGGACCCCAAAGAAACTTGGTCTTTAATTACATGGATTATTTATGCAGCTTATTTACATGCCCGTTTGATGTATGGCTGGAAAGGAAAACGTGCGGCTTGGATGGCTGTCTTAGGTTTCGCCGCCGTATTATTTACGTTCTTTGGAGTTAACTACTTCTTACCGGGACTGCACTCTTACGCCCAATAG
- a CDS encoding precorrin-2 dehydrogenase/sirohydrochlorin ferrochelatase family protein: MPQYYPIFMDLKDQSILVVGGGNVALRKVQTLLKHGAVVRVVSPEIVPELRSLINDTTCCWFEKEYSSEDIGEARLVFSCTENEEVNRQVSFDAKSQYRPVNVVDDPEKCSFIVPSIMEQGDLKIAVSTGGSSPIVARQIRAELEKLFGSEMKEYLRLLKTWRTIVKNDLSPEKRSVFWERITDGEVRKLIQENRLSEAEGVVKQCFQSLLA, translated from the coding sequence ATGCCGCAGTATTATCCGATTTTTATGGATTTAAAGGATCAATCCATTTTGGTTGTTGGAGGAGGAAACGTGGCTCTGCGCAAAGTACAGACTCTATTGAAACATGGGGCCGTCGTTCGTGTTGTTTCTCCGGAAATTGTGCCCGAGCTGAGAAGTTTGATCAATGATACGACTTGTTGTTGGTTTGAAAAAGAATATTCCTCGGAAGACATTGGCGAAGCCCGCCTCGTTTTTTCCTGCACTGAAAATGAAGAAGTCAATAGGCAAGTGTCATTTGATGCCAAGAGTCAATATCGTCCAGTTAATGTCGTGGACGATCCCGAAAAATGCAGCTTTATAGTTCCCTCCATTATGGAGCAGGGAGATTTGAAAATAGCTGTTTCCACAGGAGGAAGTAGTCCTATTGTAGCCCGGCAGATACGCGCAGAATTGGAAAAGCTATTTGGATCCGAGATGAAGGAGTATTTGCGCTTACTGAAAACTTGGCGTACTATTGTCAAAAATGATTTGTCGCCCGAAAAACGGAGCGTATTTTGGGAGCGTATAACGGACGGCGAAGTCAGGAAACTAATTCAAGAGAACCGACTATCCGAAGCGGAAGGAGTGGTTAAGCAGTGTTTCCAATCGCTGTTGGCTTAA
- the hemA gene encoding glutamyl-tRNA reductase, with the protein MFPIAVGLNHQGTPVEIREKMSFQPSQIQEALKKLRNYPALEGVLILSTCNRTEVYAATTDVEVGIVSIKKFLSAHHGIDEKLLNQYLYVHTLYDAIRHLFRVTAGLDSMVRGETQILGQVASAYQQANDAEVTNKAINVFFQTALAVGKRIRTETQIDQHPVSISYTAVELAKQQYGELQGKGILILGAGEMSTLTIRNLVAAGASTVMVSNRSYDKAVSLAEEFSGQAVRFDEMDKHLETVDIVISATAATHFVILPERMKTIMEKRQGRPLLLIDIAVPRDIHPDVKEIEHITLFDIDDLRGVIDRHHQERELAALNAEKIIEEEMNRFVKWHNSLFVVPTIVALQQKGQQIKDAQLERAIERLGGLTPKQEKIVRSMANSIVNQLLHVPITNLKEYASTSQGHLYTEILQNLFDLDVEEETKRQMTLVNQHISPVRHGRAE; encoded by the coding sequence GTGTTTCCAATCGCTGTTGGCTTAAACCACCAAGGGACGCCTGTCGAAATAAGAGAGAAAATGAGTTTTCAACCTTCTCAGATTCAGGAGGCCTTAAAAAAGCTAAGGAATTATCCTGCGCTTGAAGGTGTTCTAATTCTCAGTACCTGTAATCGAACCGAAGTGTATGCTGCCACAACAGATGTTGAAGTGGGTATTGTCTCCATTAAAAAATTTCTGTCGGCTCATCACGGTATCGACGAAAAACTTTTAAACCAATATCTTTATGTCCATACCCTTTATGATGCTATTCGTCATTTGTTTAGGGTAACAGCAGGCTTAGACTCTATGGTTCGCGGAGAAACTCAAATTCTCGGACAAGTTGCCAGTGCATATCAGCAAGCTAATGACGCAGAAGTTACGAACAAGGCTATTAATGTCTTCTTTCAAACGGCCCTGGCCGTAGGCAAACGAATTCGTACGGAAACTCAAATTGATCAGCATCCTGTCTCTATTAGCTATACGGCGGTGGAGCTTGCCAAGCAACAGTACGGAGAGCTCCAGGGAAAAGGAATTTTAATTTTAGGTGCGGGTGAAATGAGCACCTTAACGATCCGAAACTTGGTTGCTGCCGGAGCCTCCACAGTTATGGTTTCCAACCGTTCTTATGATAAGGCTGTTTCTTTGGCTGAAGAATTTTCCGGTCAGGCGGTTCGCTTTGATGAGATGGATAAGCACCTTGAGACTGTGGACATCGTAATTTCCGCTACGGCTGCCACTCATTTTGTAATTCTCCCTGAGCGAATGAAGACGATTATGGAAAAGCGCCAAGGGCGTCCTTTGTTGCTTATTGATATAGCGGTTCCCCGGGATATCCATCCTGATGTCAAAGAGATCGAGCATATAACCTTATTTGACATTGATGACTTGCGAGGAGTGATCGATCGCCATCATCAGGAACGAGAGCTTGCCGCCCTCAACGCTGAGAAAATTATTGAAGAGGAAATGAACCGGTTCGTAAAATGGCATAATTCACTGTTTGTTGTTCCAACCATCGTTGCTCTGCAGCAAAAGGGTCAACAAATTAAAGATGCGCAGCTGGAACGGGCCATCGAGCGTTTAGGCGGATTAACGCCAAAACAGGAAAAGATTGTGAGGTCAATGGCTAATTCTATAGTCAACCAGCTCTTACATGTGCCAATTACCAACCTTAAAGAATATGCTTCCACATCTCAAGGGCATCTTTACACAGAAATTTTACAAAACCTTTTCGACTTAGATGTTGAGGAAGAAACGAAACGGCAAATGACGCTTGTAAATCAGCATATAAGTCCTGTGCGCCATGGGAGGGCAGAATGA
- the hemC gene encoding hydroxymethylbilane synthase, whose protein sequence is MKKIRIGTRDSQLAMWQAEWVKHRLEQLHPHLSFELVPMKTKGDKILDVPLAKIGDKGLFTKELEHGLLNNQLDMAIHSLKDLPTMLPEGLEICTFCEREEPRDVFLSKKGILLEELPEGALVGTSSLRRKSQLKHYRPDLCFTDLRGNLQTRWRKLQESEMDGIVLAAAGVKRLGWEERITQILSEDLVLSAVGQGSIAVEIAQQRDDIRGLLAPVNHPETELAVRAERMLMRKLEGGCQVPIGALGQVTDGKIFLKGMVSSLDGNRLLKAEGRGTDPESVGIEVADQLLSLGAAEILAEIR, encoded by the coding sequence ATGAAGAAGATTCGAATCGGAACAAGAGACAGTCAGTTGGCTATGTGGCAGGCAGAGTGGGTGAAACATCGGCTCGAGCAGCTTCATCCGCATCTTAGTTTTGAGCTGGTCCCTATGAAAACCAAAGGGGATAAAATATTAGATGTACCCTTAGCCAAAATAGGAGATAAAGGTCTATTCACAAAAGAATTAGAGCATGGACTGTTAAATAATCAATTGGATATGGCCATTCACAGCCTTAAGGACTTGCCGACAATGTTGCCGGAGGGCTTAGAAATATGCACTTTTTGTGAACGAGAAGAACCAAGAGATGTTTTTTTAAGCAAAAAGGGAATACTCTTGGAAGAATTACCCGAAGGTGCCTTAGTAGGTACGAGCAGTTTGCGTCGTAAATCCCAGCTCAAGCATTATCGCCCTGATCTGTGCTTTACAGATTTGCGGGGCAATCTCCAGACACGCTGGCGAAAGCTGCAAGAGTCGGAGATGGATGGTATCGTCCTGGCTGCAGCAGGGGTAAAACGATTAGGATGGGAAGAGAGGATTACGCAGATTCTTTCCGAAGATCTTGTGCTTTCGGCAGTAGGGCAAGGATCTATTGCCGTTGAAATCGCCCAACAGCGTGATGATATTCGTGGTTTGCTGGCTCCTGTCAATCACCCCGAAACTGAACTTGCTGTCCGCGCGGAACGAATGTTAATGCGTAAACTTGAAGGAGGGTGTCAAGTCCCCATTGGGGCCTTAGGTCAGGTTACTGACGGGAAGATTTTCCTCAAAGGGATGGTTTCCAGCCTTGACGGAAACCGCTTGCTGAAAGCGGAAGGAAGAGGCACTGATCCTGAAAGCGTTGGAATTGAAGTTGCCGATCAATTGCTTAGTTTAGGTGCTGCAGAAATCTTAGCTGAAATTCGCTGA
- the cobA gene encoding uroporphyrinogen-III C-methyltransferase: MNKGYVYLVGAGPGDPKLITIKGSECIAKAEVLVYDRLASRRLLTLARPDCELIYVGKSPDRHTLKQDEINQLLVDKGLEGKIVTRLKGGDPFVFGRGGEEAEALLEAGIPFEVVPGITSAISVPAYAGIPVTHRDLTSSFAVITGHEDPTKNETSIQWNHIAQSHGTLVFLMGMENLPLIAQKLMENGRKPTTPVGIIQWGTRPEQRTLVGSLNNIAEKVKEEGFTNPSIIIVGEVVSLREKLQWFEKKPLFGQRIIVTRARHQASELSQAIEALGGEAWEFPVIEIAPPTDKTSLLKAIEDLKSFQWLIFTSVNGVETFFAELLEQKRDVRDLAGIELVAIGPATKAALEKRGLRVAYVPEEYRAEKIVEGLNGRVKAGDKVLLARAEEARNILPDSLKGMGVEVWDVPVYKTILGSANQDELQKMLQNKEIDSVTFTSSSTVKNFMKLLDGKMDLLQNVLLYSIGPITSATARELGLTMHREASEYTINGLVDALLEGKKHD; this comes from the coding sequence TTGAATAAAGGATATGTATATTTAGTCGGGGCTGGCCCGGGAGATCCAAAGTTAATCACGATTAAGGGTTCGGAATGTATTGCCAAGGCAGAGGTTTTAGTTTACGACCGCCTGGCGTCCCGGCGCCTTTTGACCCTTGCCCGCCCGGATTGTGAACTTATCTATGTTGGGAAATCGCCGGATCGTCACACCCTTAAGCAGGATGAGATTAACCAGCTTCTTGTAGACAAAGGACTTGAGGGTAAAATTGTGACTCGTCTTAAAGGGGGCGACCCTTTTGTTTTTGGCCGGGGAGGAGAAGAAGCGGAGGCTCTCTTAGAAGCAGGAATTCCCTTCGAAGTCGTTCCGGGGATTACTTCTGCCATTTCAGTTCCTGCCTATGCCGGAATTCCCGTGACCCATCGGGATTTAACATCGTCTTTTGCTGTCATAACGGGTCATGAAGATCCCACCAAAAATGAAACGTCGATTCAGTGGAATCATATTGCCCAATCCCACGGCACTCTTGTATTTCTCATGGGAATGGAAAACCTTCCTTTGATTGCCCAAAAACTTATGGAGAATGGGAGAAAGCCAACAACTCCCGTTGGGATTATTCAATGGGGCACGAGACCGGAACAGCGCACTTTGGTGGGATCGTTAAATAACATAGCCGAAAAGGTTAAAGAAGAAGGATTTACCAATCCCTCAATTATTATTGTCGGTGAGGTTGTTTCCCTGCGGGAAAAACTTCAATGGTTTGAAAAGAAACCGTTGTTCGGCCAGAGAATCATTGTCACTCGGGCACGCCATCAAGCTAGTGAATTGTCCCAGGCCATAGAAGCTTTAGGTGGAGAGGCCTGGGAATTTCCGGTAATTGAGATTGCCCCGCCAACGGATAAAACGTCGCTGTTGAAAGCCATAGAGGATCTAAAAAGCTTTCAGTGGCTTATTTTTACCAGTGTTAATGGAGTAGAAACCTTTTTCGCAGAACTTTTAGAGCAGAAACGAGATGTGCGGGATTTGGCAGGTATAGAGCTAGTTGCCATCGGCCCGGCCACAAAAGCGGCCTTAGAGAAGCGTGGGCTGAGAGTGGCTTATGTACCTGAAGAGTACCGGGCGGAAAAGATTGTTGAAGGTTTAAACGGCCGTGTTAAGGCAGGAGATAAGGTTTTGCTGGCGAGGGCGGAAGAAGCCAGGAACATTCTTCCTGATTCTCTGAAAGGCATGGGTGTTGAGGTTTGGGATGTTCCTGTTTATAAGACGATACTCGGCAGTGCTAATCAGGATGAACTGCAGAAGATGCTGCAAAATAAGGAAATTGATAGTGTTACTTTTACAAGTTCATCTACGGTGAAGAATTTTATGAAGTTATTGGATGGAAAAATGGATTTACTGCAGAATGTTTTGCTTTATTCCATCGGACCCATAACCAGTGCAACTGCCCGTGAACTGGGACTTACAATGCACAGAGAAGCTTCAGAATATACCATAAATGGCCTTGTCGATGCCTTACTGGAGGGAAAAAAGCATGATTAG
- the nirJ1 gene encoding putative heme d1 biosynthesis radical SAM protein NirJ1, with protein MISVTKLLFDTEYFGDSLRYSQNSLGAKHGTTVDSGPVVVWNMTRTCNLKCAHCYMESDAQKYAGELTTEEAKRFIDDLAEFKSPVILFSGGEPLIRPDFFELAEYAISKGLRATLSTNGTLITPEVAKRLKEIGVSYVGISLDGLQDVNDKFRGKEGAFKAAMEGIQNCVAVGQRVGLRFTINHHNFQELDKIFDFIEAENIDRVCFYHLVYSGRGSQMISEDVTPEESRQAMETIIRRTRDFEERGLKKEILTVDNHCDGVFMYLQAFKDDPKKAEKIKGLIGLNGGNRSGIAFGEVDPMGYVHPDQFTQHITFGNVRERKFGEIWTDLSQPILAGLKDRKPLLKGRCASCNFLDMCNGNFRTRAEAVTGDFWESDPACYLTDEEIGISK; from the coding sequence ATGATTAGTGTTACAAAGCTCTTATTTGATACGGAGTATTTCGGCGACTCTTTGCGCTACAGTCAAAACTCTCTGGGAGCCAAACACGGTACGACGGTTGATTCCGGGCCAGTCGTTGTTTGGAATATGACCCGGACTTGCAATTTGAAATGTGCCCACTGCTATATGGAATCTGACGCACAAAAGTATGCCGGAGAACTGACTACTGAAGAAGCCAAACGCTTTATTGACGACTTGGCAGAGTTTAAATCCCCGGTTATTCTTTTCTCAGGAGGAGAGCCTTTAATTCGCCCTGATTTTTTCGAGTTGGCTGAATATGCCATATCTAAAGGGTTAAGGGCTACCCTGTCCACCAATGGCACCCTAATCACACCGGAAGTTGCCAAACGATTAAAAGAAATCGGTGTATCCTATGTAGGTATCTCTTTAGACGGACTTCAAGATGTTAACGATAAGTTTCGGGGTAAAGAGGGGGCATTTAAGGCAGCCATGGAAGGCATCCAAAACTGTGTTGCCGTAGGACAGCGGGTTGGGCTGCGCTTTACTATTAATCATCATAATTTTCAGGAACTCGATAAGATCTTTGATTTTATCGAAGCTGAAAATATCGATCGGGTCTGCTTCTATCATTTGGTGTATTCCGGACGAGGCAGTCAGATGATCAGTGAAGACGTAACTCCTGAAGAATCTCGACAAGCTATGGAGACTATTATCCGGCGCACCCGGGATTTTGAAGAACGGGGATTGAAAAAGGAAATTCTTACGGTTGACAATCATTGTGACGGGGTTTTTATGTACCTTCAAGCGTTCAAAGATGATCCCAAGAAGGCCGAAAAAATCAAGGGCTTGATTGGCCTTAACGGCGGTAATCGTTCAGGAATTGCCTTCGGAGAAGTTGATCCTATGGGGTATGTGCATCCCGATCAATTCACTCAACACATTACCTTTGGCAATGTTCGGGAGCGTAAATTCGGAGAGATTTGGACGGATCTTTCGCAACCGATTCTTGCCGGGCTTAAAGATAGAAAACCCCTGCTCAAAGGCCGCTGTGCTTCCTGCAATTTCTTAGATATGTGCAACGGCAATTTCCGCACCCGTGCCGAAGCTGTGACAGGAGACTTCTGGGAATCTGACCCGGCTTGTTATTTGACAGACGAGGAGATTGGGATTAGTAAGTAG
- the hemB gene encoding porphobilinogen synthase, with protein MDLKRRPRRLRSSETIRRMVRENHLRIDDLIYPMFVMPGENERVEVSSMPGVYNYSLDEFVKALNEVVKLGIPAILLFGIPESKDSVGTGAYDEHGIVQEAVRIAKKHYPELYVITDVCLCEYTDHGHCGVIDHGQILNDPTLDLLAQTALSHARAGADMVAPSDMMDGRVAAIRDLLDREGFTHIPIMAYSAKFASGFYGPFREAAGSAPQFGDRRTYQMDPPNGNEAMLETALDIEEGADMIIVKPALAYGDIICRTKDRFGLPIAAYNVSGEYAMVKAAAANGWIDEKRIVMEALVSMKRAGADLVITYHALDAARWLREG; from the coding sequence ATGGACCTGAAAAGACGCCCGCGACGGCTACGGTCTAGCGAGACAATCCGCAGAATGGTTCGAGAAAACCATCTGCGCATCGATGATTTGATTTATCCTATGTTTGTCATGCCTGGCGAGAATGAGAGAGTGGAAGTCTCTTCAATGCCAGGAGTATATAACTATTCTCTGGATGAATTTGTAAAGGCTTTGAACGAAGTGGTAAAATTAGGGATACCCGCAATTTTACTGTTCGGTATCCCTGAGAGTAAAGACAGTGTCGGCACAGGGGCCTATGATGAACACGGTATTGTCCAAGAAGCTGTGCGTATCGCGAAAAAACATTATCCTGAGCTTTATGTTATAACGGATGTTTGTCTTTGTGAGTATACCGACCACGGACATTGCGGAGTTATTGATCACGGACAGATTTTGAACGATCCGACCTTAGACCTTTTAGCTCAGACAGCCCTTTCCCATGCCCGCGCAGGTGCGGATATGGTTGCCCCTTCTGATATGATGGACGGAAGAGTTGCAGCCATTCGGGATTTGTTGGATCGGGAAGGGTTTACTCATATTCCCATCATGGCTTACTCAGCTAAATTTGCTTCAGGGTTTTATGGCCCCTTTCGTGAGGCCGCCGGTTCGGCACCTCAGTTTGGGGACCGCAGGACCTATCAAATGGACCCGCCTAACGGGAACGAAGCAATGCTGGAGACAGCTTTAGATATTGAAGAGGGTGCGGATATGATTATCGTTAAGCCGGCTTTAGCCTATGGCGATATTATCTGCCGCACCAAAGATAGATTTGGCTTGCCCATTGCCGCGTATAATGTCAGCGGGGAGTATGCCATGGTTAAAGCTGCTGCTGCCAACGGCTGGATCGATGAGAAACGTATCGTCATGGAAGCCTTAGTCAGCATGAAACGCGCGGGAGCCGATTTGGTAATTACCTATCATGCTCTCGATGCAGCACGTTGGTTAAGAGAGGGTTAA
- a CDS encoding Lrp/AsnC family transcriptional regulator codes for MDSADRTLLNEIQKQFPIEVHPYEILGIVAGITEENAFTRIQRLRREGIIRRLGGVFDSRKLGYYSTLCAAKVPEEKISDLADLLNKIPGVTHNYIREHDYNVWFTLIARSEEVAERIIQRIRTELEISEVFSLPATRLFKINVNFDFSEEEDAQDDSLSSPESGEQGSTNRGSSQPFDLTDADISLIQMIQGDLPDSPTPFTVLAEKLNWPVEKLISRAKDLLDAKVLRRFGAVLRHQKAGFVANSMGVWQVELDRAEEVGKIMAQFKEVSHCYQRPTLSDWPYNLFTMIHGKTMEDCDEIMKRISAATGVTDYSMLFSTAELKKSSMQYFLEEETF; via the coding sequence ATGGATTCCGCCGATCGTACGCTGCTTAACGAGATCCAAAAACAATTTCCCATTGAGGTTCATCCCTATGAAATCCTTGGCATCGTTGCCGGAATTACAGAAGAGAATGCCTTCACGCGGATTCAGCGGCTTCGCCGGGAAGGAATTATCCGTCGTTTAGGCGGGGTTTTCGATTCTCGGAAATTAGGGTATTATAGTACGTTGTGTGCAGCGAAAGTTCCGGAAGAGAAGATTTCAGACTTGGCTGACTTACTTAACAAAATCCCGGGGGTAACCCACAATTATATCCGCGAGCATGACTATAATGTCTGGTTTACCTTGATAGCCCGGTCAGAGGAAGTTGCCGAGCGTATTATTCAGAGGATTCGTACTGAGTTAGAGATTTCTGAAGTATTTAGCCTTCCAGCCACACGACTATTTAAAATTAACGTTAATTTTGATTTTAGCGAAGAGGAAGATGCCCAAGACGATTCCTTAAGTTCGCCTGAAAGTGGAGAACAAGGATCAACCAACAGAGGAAGCAGTCAACCTTTTGACCTAACCGATGCAGACATTTCTCTGATTCAAATGATTCAAGGCGATCTGCCGGATTCCCCAACTCCTTTTACGGTTCTGGCCGAAAAACTCAACTGGCCGGTTGAGAAGCTGATTTCCCGCGCCAAAGACTTATTGGATGCCAAAGTTTTGCGCCGCTTTGGTGCCGTGTTAAGACACCAAAAAGCCGGTTTTGTTGCGAATTCTATGGGTGTTTGGCAAGTGGAGCTTGACCGGGCAGAAGAGGTCGGAAAAATCATGGCCCAATTTAAGGAAGTCAGCCATTGTTATCAAAGACCAACCTTGTCCGATTGGCCCTATAATTTATTTACGATGATCCATGGCAAAACCATGGAGGACTGTGACGAAATCATGAAAAGGATTTCTGCGGCCACAGGCGTTACTGATTATTCCATGCTTTTTAGTACTGCAGAATTGAAAAAGAGCAGTATGCAGTATTTTCTTGAAGAAGAGACGTTTTAG